In Azospirillum thermophilum, the genomic stretch ATGGTCGCGGACGAGGTCCACCGTGTCCTCCGCCACCCGCACGACCAGCCGCGGCTCGTCGATCAGGTCGGTCAGGCAGTTGCGGATCATCGCCTCGACCTCCTGCAGGCCGCCGCGCCGGGCGAGCTCCGGCATCAGCTTGCGCACGACGGCGAGCGCGATGTGGACCGGCTGGTCGGAGCGCATGGCGTTGGTCGCCTCGCGCTCCGCGATCAGGCGGGTGACGCCGTCGGCAATCTGCGAGAGCGCCTGGGCGATGCGGCTGTTGACCTGCGCCTCGATCTCCTGCCGCGCCGTCTCGTAGCCGGTGCTCTGCCCGGCCTTCAGGCCTTCGGTGAAGCCCTGGCCGTAGCCGGCGGAGCGGCCGGCGGACTCGCCCTCGGCGAAGCCCTGGGCGTGGCCCTCGGCACGGGCGGCGGCCAGCTCCTCCTCGCTGAAGACCGGCGGCGGCGGGGCGGCCGGCTCCTCCACCGCGGCATCCGCCACCGGCTCGGGCAGCAGGTCGTCGTCCTCGGCATAGGTGACGCGGGGGCTGACCTCCACGTCGAAGGATTCGTCGAACAGGAACTTCCGGACGCTCATGCGCGGATCCTCCTGCCGGGCGTCG encodes the following:
- a CDS encoding FliH/SctL family protein → MSVRKFLFDESFDVEVSPRVTYAEDDDLLPEPVADAAVEEPAAPPPPVFSEEELAAARAEGHAQGFAEGESAGRSAGYGQGFTEGLKAGQSTGYETARQEIEAQVNSRIAQALSQIADGVTRLIAEREATNAMRSDQPVHIALAVVRKLMPELARRGGLQEVEAMIRNCLTDLIDEPRLVVRVAEDTVDLVRDHLDQAISSRGFGARLMVIGDPAMAPGSCRVEWAEGGMERDTARLLADVERCAARFLEAPAPV